The following proteins are co-located in the Betta splendens chromosome 9, fBetSpl5.4, whole genome shotgun sequence genome:
- the LOC121201634 gene encoding arg8-vasotocin receptor-like, which yields MLFPAETSCNSTLGNCTEASNLTQPPELDAAAAAAAARANATADPFGRNEEVARLEITVLSLAFLAAVVGNVTVLLAMYTTRRKPTRMHLFMKHLSLADLVVAFFQVLPQLCWEITFRFYGPDFLCRIVKHLQVLGMFASTYMMVMMTLDRYIAICHPLQTLQQPSQRAYIMIGSTWACSLVLSTPQYFIFSLSEVQPGSAVYDCWGHFVEPWGLRAYITWITAGIFVVPVVVLVFCYGLICRTIWRNLKFKSRWKSTGAAAAKRGTLSRSSVSSVSTISRAKLRTVKMTFVIVVVYVVCWAPFFTVQMWSVWDQSFSWHDSENTTVTLSALLASLNSCFNPWIYMVFSGHLLSDFARGLPCRCCPLRNKLGHQDSDSSLRRTTVLSRLQGPRLSEPFRDLELAAPRDGAQATTAS from the exons ATGCTCTTCCCGGCGGAGACCTCCTGCAACTCCACGCTCGGAAACTGCACGGAGGCTTCCAACCTGACGCAGCCGCCGGAGctcgacgccgccgccgccgccgccgccgcacgtgCGAACGCCACCGCGGACCCGTTCGGACGGAACGAGGAGGTGGCCAGGCTGGAGATCACCGTGCTGAGCCTGGCGTTCCTCGCCGCCGTGGTGGGCAACGTGACCGTGCTGCTGGCCATGTACACGACCCGCAGGAAACCCACGCGCATGCACCTGTTCATGAAGCACCTGAGCCTGGCGGACCTGGTGGTGGCGTTCTTCCAGGTGCTGCCGCAGCTCTGCTGGGAGATCACCTTCCGCTTCTACGGGCCGGACTTTCTGTGCCGCATCGTCAAGCACCTGCAGGTGCTGGGCATGTTCGCGTCCACGTacatgatggtgatgatgacctTGGACCGCTACATCGCCATCTGCCACCCGCTGCAGACGCTCCAGCAGCCCTCGCAGCGCGCGTACATCATGATCGGCTCCACCTGGGCGTGCAGCCTGGTCCTCAGCACCCCGCAGTACTTCATCTTCTCCCTGAGCGAGGTGCAGCCCGGCTCGGCCGTCTACGACTGCTGGGGACACTTCGTGGAGCCGTGGGGGCTGCGCGCGTACATCACCTGGATCACGGCGGGCATCTTCGTGGTGCCCGTGGTCGTGCTGGTGTTCTGCTACGGCCTCATCTGCCGCACGATCTGGAGGAACCTCAAATTCAAGAGCCGGTGGAAGAGCACGGGGGCGGCGGCCGCCAAGCGGGGGACGCTGAGCCGGAGCTCGGTGAGCAGCGTCAGCACCATCTCCCGTGCCAAATTACGCACGGTGAAGATGACGTTCGTGATCGTGGTGGTGTACGTGGTGTGCTGGGCGCCCTTCTTCACCGTGCAGATGTGGTCGGTGTGGGACCAAAGCTTCTCCTGGCACG aCTCGGAGAACACCACCGTGACGCTCTCCGCGCTCCTCGCCAGCCTCAACAGCTGCTTCAACCCCTGGATCTACATGGTCTTCAGCGGCCACCTGCTGTCGGACTTCGCCCGCGGCCTGCCGTGCCGCTGCTGCCCGCTGAGGAACAAGCTGGGCCACCAGGACTCGGACAGCAGCCTCCGCCGGACCACGGTGCTGTCGCGCCTGCAGGGCCCGAGGCTCTCGGAGCCGTTCAGGGACCTGGAGCTCGCCGCCCCCAGAGACGGAGCGCAGGCCACGACTGCATCCTGA